Proteins encoded within one genomic window of Gambusia affinis linkage group LG23, SWU_Gaff_1.0, whole genome shotgun sequence:
- the LOC122826696 gene encoding solute carrier organic anion transporter family member 1C1-like produces the protein MEESSQDVSQMTSQQVLCDPTERRSRKRLSTLKMFIIALSFAYFSKALTGTYMKSSITQIERRFDLSSTRVGLIDGSFEMGNLLFLAVVSHFGAQLHRPRLIAAGCLLMAVGALLTGLTHFFMGFYKYDTVIQVLQNSNVSIPACVNPLKTVDMPEIQIEPSVEDSKGCERESSSHMWIYVFLGNALRGIGETPVTPLGISYIDDFAKEENSPFYIACLQTITLLGPMFGFLLGSYCAKLYVDIGYVDMESVTITPKDSRWVGAWWLGFLVSSSLLLVSSIPFWFLPRSLPKQGDETDKPTPPSLILDGAESAQSSNQTIKLTEIAKGFLPSLKRLLGTPAYFLLLCAAILKFNSFIGLLTFKAKYMEQQFGQSASRANFLIGVLNLPAVALGIFLGGLLMRRYKLSVVSGAQFSFATSFMGYLLLLLQFGTKCDNRPVAGLTVSYNGTQSVSYNGEMLFSDCNRDCSCSPDEWDPVCSDSGITYVSPCMASCLNSSGRGKNTVFHNCSCVSTSYPPGSSMSVRLGQCPHAKDCSRSFTSYMAVSVLSSFINSLGATPGYMVIIRCITPDLKSLALGIQTLVTRTLGGIPAPVYFGALIDSTCLKWSIKKCGGRGACRIYDSNMYRIIFLGLITCLSGTSYFFMIAVIVLLKRQFWKSDRETELQQPRASKESGIMVQLDIQEKSSAGNTSPKPSSDKTDSTGVEKDLEG, from the exons ATGGAAGAGTCTTCGCAGGACGTCAGCCAGATGACCAGCCAGCAGGTTCTCTGTGACCCCACTGAACGGAGAAGCAGAAAGCGCCTCTCCACTCTCAAA ATGTTCATCATAGCGCTTTCCTTCGCCTACTTCTCCAAGGCGCTGACAGGCACCTACATGAAGAGCTCCATCACTCAGATAGAGAGACGCTTCGACCTCTCCAGCACGCGCGTCGGCCTCATAGACGGCAGCTTTGAGATGG GTAACTTGCTGTTTCTCGCTGTGGTCAGCCATTTTGGGGCTCAGCTCCACCGGCCCAGACTCATCGCCGCCGGGTGTTTGCTCATGGCCGTCGGCGCCCTTCTCACAGGCCTGACGCATTTCTTCATGGGATT CTATAAGTACGACACAGTTATTCAGGTTCTCCAGAACAGTAATGTGAGCATCCCAGCATGTGTGAATCCTCTGAAGACTGTCGACATGCCAGAAATTCAGATTGAACCTTCTGTGGAAGACAGCAAAG GCTGTGAGAGAGAGTCCAGCTCCCACATGTGGATATATGTGTTCCTTGGGAACGCTTTGCGCGGGATCGGAGAAACTCCCGTCACGCCCCTGGGCATCTCGTACATCGACGACTTCGCTAAAGAGGAAAACTCTCCTTTCTACATCG cttgTCTCCAGACTATTACTCTTCTGGGCCCCATGTTTGGATTTCTCCTGGGTTCCTATTGTGCTAAACTTTACGTTGACATTGGATATGTTGATATGG AAAGCGTCACCATAACTCCAAAAGATTCCCGCTGGGTGGGCGCCTGGTGGCTGGGCTTCCTGGTATCCTCTTCCCTGCTGCTGGTCTCCAGTATCCCTTTCTGGTTCCTGCCACGCTCGCTTCCCAAACAAGGGGATGAAACGGACAAACCCACTCCTCCCTCCCTGATCCTCGATGGGGCAGAGAGTGCACAGAGCAGCAACCAAACAATCAAGCTGACCGAAATCGCAAAAG GGTTCCTCCCGTCACTGAAACGTCTCTTGGGGACCCCTGCTTACTTCCTGCTTCTTTGTGCGGCCATTCTGAAGTTTAACTCATTTATAGGCCTGTTGACTTTCAAAGCCAAATACATGGAACAGCAGTTTGGACAATCAGCATCCAGAGCGAACTTCCTCATAG GAGTGCTGAACCTACCCGCAGTGGCCCTGGGAATCTTTTTGGGGGGCCTCCTGATGAGGAGGTACAAGCTGAGTGTGGTGTCAGGAGCCCAGTTTTCTTTTGCCACATCTTTCATGGGGTACCTTCTCTTACTACTGCAATTTGGCACCAAGTGTGACAACAGGCCAGTGGCTGGCCTCACTGTGTCGTACAATGG GACACAGAGTGTATCATACAATGGGGAGATGCTCTTCTCAGACTGTAACAGAGACTGCTCTTGTTCGCCTGATGAGTGGGACCCCGTCTGTTCGGACAGCGGCATCACCTACGTCTCGCCATGCATGGCGAGCTGCCTCAACTCAAGCGGACGCGGCAAAAACACA gtttttcacAACTGCAGCTGTGTCTCCACCTCTTATCCGCCTGGCAGCTCCATGTCAGTGAGGCTGGGTCAGTGCCCGCACGCTAAGGACTGCAGCCGCAGCTTCACCTCCTACATGGCTGTTTCTGTTCTCAGCTCCTTCATCAACTCTCTGGGAGCCACACCCGGCTACATGGTCATCATACG CTGCATCACACCAGACCTCAAATCCCTCGCGTTGGGTATTCAGACTTTGGTAACCAGGACTCTTG GTGGAATTCCAGCGCCTGTGTATTTTGGAGCTCTGATAGACTCTACTTGCCTGAAGTGGTCTATCAAGAAGTGCGGGGGAAGAGGGGCGTGTCGCATTTATGACTCAAATATGTACAG GATAATTTTCCTtggtttgattacttgcctcagcgGCACTTCCTACTTCTTCATGATTGCCGTCATCGTCCTCCTGAAGCGACAGTTTTGGAAATCAGACCGGGAGACAGAGCTGCAACAACCCAGAGCGTCAAAGGAAAGTGGAATTATGGTTCAGCTGGACATTCAGGAGAAGAGCAGTGCTGGGAACACAAGTCCCAAACCGTCTTCTGACAAAACAGACTCTACTGGAGTTGAGAAAGACTTGGAAGGATGA